The genome window TATTCTCGAAAAGTGCTGGCACAATATTGCACATCGTCATAAACTCGTAAGTGTTCCGGAGCGCCGCTCCAGGCAGACTTAAGACGTTCTCCAATTTCGGTATGGGGAAACCCCGCCAGAGCGGCTTTATTGAGATTATCCAGAATCTGGCTGTATAAACGTGCTCGTTCGAGTTTAACGGTCTGGAAAAACCCCTGTTCCAGCAAAGGGCGCACCAGCGAAGCCATATAATACTGAGCATTTTCGAGGGTCAAAAACACAGGAGGTTGCTCCGGGTGGGCAAAGCCGGCTTCTCTGGCTATAAGGGGCCAGAACAAATCCACCATGCGTTGTGCCAGCCCACTAAAGGTGGAGATGGTTACCTCACTGCCGTTTCCCTGAAATTGATACAAAGCCCGGTAGTAAGGTATGCCCAGGGTACGCTGAGGCACCATGATAAAAATACTATCTCCGGCGACACCTGATTTAAGCAGCGTCTCCAGGCGGGCAACTGCGGCGGTAGTTTTACCACTTCCTGCCGGACCTTCAACAAAGGCGTGGCATAAAGGCAAGTGAATGACTTTCTCTTGTTCAGGGGTAAAAGCAGTCATGGCTCAGGTGTATCTGCAGGACGCTCAATTTCCTCAATGGCTTCAAAAGGTGTTACACCACCAAAACTCACCCGTAAAAGCCCCAAAAGATAGCGATCCATGGTGCGCACAGCCGGATAAATGGTATTGCGAATGTATCCGGCTGTGAGTTCTTCGCCCATGAAATTTAAACTGCTTTTATAGCGTACTTCTCCATCCGCAAAATCCAGTTCAAAATTGCCTATACGCATCCCATAGTTAGCACGGGTGATAAATTCTGCCACAGAGGGTCTGACTGCCTCAGGCACTCGAACAGGAGCGACAGCGTAGAAAAGCAGTTCCTCTACATCTGGAACAATTGTGATAAAACAGCGCAAATCCCCGTTCTCTCCGGTGTAACCCATAGTGAAAGAAAGTCTCCCTTCAATCCGTCGGGGATGCCAGCCGTCTTCTTCCAGAAACGTGTGAAGGGTTTCAAAGGCTCTCAAAACATTGGGGGAAATTTCACGATCTTCTGATGACTCTCCAGAACCCTGATAAGACACACGCCCTCCATCTTCCTTTCTAGTTTTGGGTCACGTACTGAATCGCGTATTGCGCATCAGCATAGCCGGGATGTTCTCCCAGGGCTTTCAAGAACATTTTATACGCTTCTTCCCGTTTTCCCAAACGATACAATCCCCAGCCCCGCCACAACATGGCTTCTTCTGAATTGGGAGTAATTTTTAAGGCATACTCCGTCAATGCCATCAACTCATCTATACGAAAATCATGGAAGTACGCCATGAAAGGTCCAAATTGATAGCGCAACATGCGCTGAGGTAAACCAATCTTGCGGGCTTGATCGTAGGCTTGCGCGGCTTCATGGTAGCGATCAAAGTACACCAGATTTGT of Anaerolinea thermophila UNI-1 contains these proteins:
- a CDS encoding YbjN domain-containing protein; protein product: MSYQGSGESSEDREISPNVLRAFETLHTFLEEDGWHPRRIEGRLSFTMGYTGENGDLRCFITIVPDVEELLFYAVAPVRVPEAVRPSVAEFITRANYGMRIGNFELDFADGEVRYKSSLNFMGEELTAGYIRNTIYPAVRTMDRYLLGLLRVSFGGVTPFEAIEEIERPADTPEP